In Actinopolyspora saharensis, the genomic window TCACGCCCGTTCGTGAGGGGCATGTGCGCGGTGTGCCCAGGGTGAGCTGATGATTGCTCCGTTCGAGTGATCGAAGTGCGGTATGGGCACCACGTTAGGGTGTCGATCGTCATAGTGCTGATGAGCCGATTCCGCTGACGCCGGGTGTGGTGATCGGGCAGGATGTGGCTCGGTTTCGGACCACAACCTTCGTGGGGGAGGTACGGCGTGACCCAAGGCGGGTTCCAGGTCGACAAGGAGGGCCTGAGCAAGGCCATCGAGCAGCTAGAAGACGCCCGTGACAAGGCCGATCAGCTGGCACGTGAGGCGCTCCAGTTTGAGCCAGGAGAGCTTACAGCTGAAGACCAAAACACCAAAGAGGCTCGGGAGCTATTCCGGAAGCGTCTGGTCGGCACGGATACCTCGTTGCAGAGTGCTGCAGACGACATCGCTAAACAACTGCAAGAGAAGATCGACTCGTACAAAGCGGTCCTGGGGGAGTACGAGAAGGCCGAGGACAACGCGGATGCCGCCACCCGGGACACCGAAAGGCAGAGCTGACCGACATGACCTTCATTAGCGGATTTCGTCGTAGCATCGTGGCTGCAGGCGGTGTGACGTTGAGTGTTGTGCTGGCCGCTTGTTCTGGAGGAGCAGGCGACGAGTCGCCAGCGAGTGGGAGTCAGTCCACGGAGACGTCCAGCTCACAGACAACCCCGGGGGTGGACATTGCTAATCCGAAGGATGCCACGGCAGTTGATGTGTGCAGCTTGCTACCCGAAGAAGCCGCACAGAAACTCGGAGTTCAAGCGCAAGGCGAGAAAGAGTCTAATCTGACTAGCTCAGAGAGTTCTACAGAGCCTTGCGTCTGGGAAAGCGAGTACGGTGCTACCAGTGTCTCGCTTGCTCCTCTGTCGAATAGTTCCATCAAGCAGTACCTCGATGGTTCGGATTCCTATTCCGACTTCAAGGAGTTGACCATATCAGGGCATCCCGCTGTTCGGGCCAACAGGAATGATCCGATGACTGGGGGAAGTTGCAATATATTCTTGGCTTCGAAGCAGGGTCAAGTCGTTCAATCCTACTCGAGGCTTAATTCCGAGGATACCGGAAACGTCGATCCCTGTGTCAAGGCGAAGAGGACATTGGAGTTGTCGGTCTCGTCGTGGCCCGTGGCGAAGTGAGAGGTGGGGGTAATGTCTTCTGTTCCGCAGATGTGCTACATAAGTCAGGCTTTGCAGCTCCGCGCGAACATGGCCGGTTCCGCCGACGCAGAGAGTTTACCTTCTCCGGTCTGGAAGGCCACTGAGCGAGTGAGGAAGTCAGCGGAAGTTTTCAGGGATCTGAGTAGCGAGATAGATGCCGCGCTGAAGAAGGCCGAGCAAGCCCACACCGGCCGGGCGGCCGAGTCCGCCAATGCCTCGATCGCCGAGATCAAGCCGATCGCCGAGAACGCCGCGCAGACGGCCGATGAGATAAACACCAAGCTGGCCGAGCAGAACCAGAACCAGCACGAGACCTTCAACACCCTCCCCGCCAGGGGCGGCAGACTCTCGGATGGGCGCGCGACGCAGATGGAGCCGCCCGATAAGAACTGGGCCGAGCGCAACGGCGTGGACAACATCCCCGGCCTCGGCTGGACCAGCGACTACGAGGACAAGCAGGCGCGCTTCCAGGCCACCAACGACGAGGCCGAGCAGGCGATGAGCCGCTACAACTCGCAGACCGCCAACACCACTCAGGCGGTTCCCGAGTTCAAACCGCCGGACGACTCCGGCCGCACCGGCAGCGACCAGGGCGACTACGGCCAGGGCGCCGGCGAGATCATGGACGGCACCTCCTACGGCAGCGGCTCCGGCTCGGCCGGAACCAGCTCGGCCTGGGCCTCCGCCCCGAGCGGTGCCGGAGCGGGTGCCGGCGCGGGCGCGGCTGGCTCCTACGCCTCCTCCGGATCGAACGCGGCAGCGAGCCCGGCCGGAACCGGCTCCGCCTGGTCCACCCCGCCGGGAACGGTGCGCGGCCCGGACGGCACCCTCTACCGCCAGGGCCCCGACGGCAGCTGGCAGCGGCAGAACCCCTACAACGGGCGCTGGGCCCCAGCCCCGCAAGGCCCTCCGGGAGGCGCGGCCTCGGGTGGCGGTGCTCGCGGCGGAGGCGCGGCCCCGCGCGGCGGCGCGAGCGCGGGCGGACGCGCGGGCGGCGGCTTCGGCCCCCGCGGCAGCGGCAGCTCGGAACTGGCCCCCGGCGGACGCTCCGGCACCGGCTCCTTCGGCCCCAAGGGCAGCGGCACCACCCCCACCACGGCAGGCGGCGGAGCCTCCGGAGGCGGTCGCGGCAACGGCATGATGCGCGGCGCGGGCGGCGCGGGCGGAGCCCAGCAGGGCGGCGAGGAAGAGGAGCACGAGCGTCCCAGCTGGCTGATGGAAACCGAGGACGTGTTCACCAACGACATGCAACGCGTCGCCCCGCCCGTCATCGGCGAAACCCCCTACGAGCAGGGCAACTGACGTGAGGACGTCGGCTCGGTCCGCGCGGCGGTGCGAGTTGCCGGGGCGGATGCTCCGGCGCCGTCGCGCCGAAGGGCTGCTTCGGGCGGCCGGAGCGGACGACACCGGGCGAAGCGGTGCCGATCACCGGCACCGCGAGCGGTCGGGCGCTCCCCCGCGGCACGGCCGCTCGCCGTCCTCGCGGCGGGGACGACGCGTGGCAGGAACGAGCGAAAAAAGCGGAAAGTGATGGCGCGCAACCAGATCTCGATCAGCCCGGTGGCAGCGGCCTACCTGTGCGAGCGCTACGACATGCGCCCGCACCCGATGCTGCGCATCGGGACACTGCCCGGCGAGCCGGACGAGCAGCAGCGACGCGAAGCCAGTGACCAGGGGCGACGCGAACTCCAACAGCAGGGGATGATCGACACCGACGAGGTGCACCCCTTCCTGGACGACGCCTGGCACCTGCTGGCGCACCCACCGCTGGCGCTCGGGATCGCGGTGCTCGACCGCAGGCGCGAGAACTTCAACGCCGTGCTGGTCGAGCAGGGGCGCAACACCTTCCAGGCCTACCAGGTCGACGGGGAGGACAACGAGACACTGCACGACATCGTGCTCGCCCGGCACGACCAGGGCGGGGTGACCGGCAACGCGGTCAACCTGCTCGGCGAGCTCAAACTCGCCCCCGGCGGCTCGGCCAGCCTGCCCACGGAACTGCTGCAGCACGCGGGCGACCGCATGTCGGCCGACCCGAGCGGCAGCGCGCTGACCGCCCTGTCCGCCGCAGGGGTGCGCAGGGACGACGCCCAGGTGCTCGCCAAGGCGATCAGCGCGGAACGCCGCATGGAAGCCCTGATCACCGTCCGCCTCTTCGACCAGCGGGTCCGCCGGACGCACGCGCTGCCGTTCGGCCTGCAGGTGTTCACCACCGCGGACGGCTCCTACATGACCCAGCGCAAGCCCGGAGGCGACGGCCGCGAGTGGTACACCATGGCCCCCGCGGACGGGCGCAAGATCGCGGCCAAGATCGACGAGATGATCCAGCAGCTGCGCGCCTCCCTGCAGCGGTAGGCACCGCGACCGAGCGAGGCGGGGCGCCGAGCCGCGGAACCGAGCGGTCCCGGTCCGGTGGGGGTTCACCAGCCGGAGCCACTCAACTGGGATTAAAGGACTTTCATCTCCGTTTCATCCCATCCCCGCCCGCACCGGTCCAGAGTGGTGAAACATGAGATCGACATCGCGGACCGCCCTGCTGGTTGCGGCCCTCGTGCTGCCCGCCGCGGCCGTGCTCGGCGTCTACGCGCTGAGCAGTTCGCCCAGGCAGCCCGAGGTGCCGGAACGGGTCCGCGTCGTCCACACCTCCACGGAAGCACCGTCGTCCCCCCCGAACTCCTCGAAATCCCCGAGCACCCGACCGACCTCGGGACCTGCCTCGCGGCCACCGCCCCCGCCGGAGGACGATGAACGCGGCGACGAGGACGAGCTCGGCCCACCCGTCCCCGACGACGATCGCGACGATGACGAGGAGTGAGTCGACACGCCGCCGCGGCCCCCGCATGCCCGCCCGGGTACGGATCATGGCGTGGCTGCTGCTGGTGCTCGTGGTGGTGCTCGGCACCGTTGTGCTGCTGGTGCGCCAGCACCTGCACAACCGGGCCACCGAACGGGTGACGACCTCCCTGGAGCAGGAGGTCGGCGAGTTCGCCAGGTTCGCCGCTGAGGGCGGCGCCGCGGCGGGCTCGTCTACCGATCCGGAGAAGCTGTTCCGGGCCTATCTGAGCAACCAGTACCCGGACGCCTCGGAAGCGCTGATCGGGGTGTGGCGGGGACAGGACGGTCCGCGAGCGCTTCCTCAGGCCCAGGACGGCGGGATCAAACGCATCGTGGGGGACCCGGCGCTGTTGCGGCGGATCACCACGAGTACCGCGAGCTTCGGAACGGAACGAACCGAAGCCGGCCCGATGCGCTGGGCACGGGTACGTGCCCTGACCGGTGGACAACAGCGGGCCTGGTTCGTCGTCGCCAGGTTCACCAGCGAGGACACCGCGCAGGTCAACCGGGTAGTCCGGACGCTGGTGCTGGTCAGCGGCATCGGAGTCGTGCTGGCCGCCGTGGCGGCCTGGCTTGTCGCTGGGGCGATCCTCGCCCCGGTGCGCCAGGTGCGTCGACTCGCGGCCGAGCTGGGTGAACGGGACCTGACGCAGCGCATCCCCGTTGAGGGGCGTGACGACATCGCCGCGCTGGCCGAGCAGTTCAACGGGATGCTGGATCGCCTGCAGGAGGCGTTCGCCGCCCAGCGGGAGTTCGTCGACGACGCCAGCCACGAGCTGCGTACCCCGATCACGATTCTGCGCGGCAACCTGGAGCTGCTCGGTCCGGACCCCGAGGAGCGCGAGGAGGTGGTCCGGCTGTGCACCGACGAGCTGGACCGGATGGGTCGACTGGTGGAGGACCTGCTGGTTCTGGCCAAAGTGGACCGCCCTGACTTCGTCACCCCGGAGCGGACCTCAGTGATCGAGCTGATCAGCGACATCGACGCCAAGGTTCGAACTCTGGGCGATCGGCGCTGGATCCTGGAGCACATCGCCGACGGGGAGGTGCTCGTGGACCCGCAGCGGCTGACCCAGGCCGTGGTTCAGCTGGCGCAGAACGCCGTCCAACACACCGAGCAGGGCTCCGCGATACGGCTGGGCTGCGCGCTGAAAGCGGGCAGGCTGACGCTGTGGGTCAGCGACAACGGCCCCGGAATCGAGCGGACACAACTCGCCCGGATCTTCGAGCGCTTCGCGCACGGCAGCGAGCGCAGCGGTGGTGCCGGACTCGGACTGTCCATAGTGCGCGCCATCGCCGAGGCCCATAACGGGCAGGTGCGCGTCCGTTCGGAGGACGGGGCGATTTTCGAGATCGAGATCCCCGTTCCGACCCCGGACGAACGCAGTGAGGAGCCCTGTTCATGAGCAAGATCCTGATCGTCGAGGACGAGGACCGCATCGCGCGGTTCATCGAGAAGGGGCTCTCCGCCAACGGTTTCGCCGCCACGGTGGTCGGCGACGGGCAGAGCGCGCTGCACTACGCGATCACCGGTGACTTCGACCTGGTCGTGCTCGACCTCCGGCTGCCCGACCAGGACGGGTTCGTCGTGCTGCGCAGGATGCGGGACCAGCGCGTCAACATCCCCGTGGTCATCCTGACCGCGAGGGACACGGTGCACGACACCGTCGCGGGGTTGGAAGGTGGAGCCGATGACTACATGACCAAGCCGTTCCGGTTCGAGGAGCTGCTCGCGCGGGTCCGGCTGCGGTTGCGCTCCTCGGACGGCGCCGCCGAGACGACCGCGCTGAGCAACGGGGAACTCTCCCTGGACCTGCGCTCCCGGCGCGCCCGGATCGCGGACACCACGGTGGATCTCACGGCGCGCGAGTTCGCGATGCTGGAGCTGTTTCTGCGGCATCCAGGTCAGGTGCTCTCGCGGGAGCAGATCCTTTCGCACGTGTGGGGGTACGACTTCGATCCCGGATCGAACATCGTGGACGTCTACGTGCGGGCGCTGCGCCGCAAGATCGGGGCCGAGCGCATCGGAACGGTCCGCGGGATGGGCTACCGGCTCGGGAAGTGACCAACCGGGTGAAGACCCTTTCATCCCGGTTTCAGCCCTTCGTCAGGTCCGTGGCGGAGCCTCGTGGTTGTCGGCGCAAGCACGGAAGAGAAGGGGAAGACCTTGCGCAACAAGAAGCGGATTTGGGTCGTGGCCGCGGTGACGAGCGCGTTGGGAATCGGTGGTGCGGGGTTGGCCCTCGCCGCTGAGGGCGCTTCGAACGCACCGCAGCCCTCCGGAGGGCAGAACGGTGCTGTTACCAGGGACGACGACCGTGACGACCGTCGAGACGACCGCGATGGCCGAGATGACCGGGGTGACCGGGACGATGACCGGGACGACCGGGACGACCGGGACGACCGGGACGACCGTGACGACCGTGACGACCGTGACGACCGTGACGACCGTCGAGACGACCACGATGACCGGAATGATCAGGATGACCGTGATGATCGGGATGACCGTGATGACGGCCGCGACGACTGATCCGCTCCGGACCGCTGTCAAGTCGGTGTGACACCGGCCCGTCGGGGCAGGCGTGTACAGCGCCCCGGCGGGCCGACAGCGTCGAAACGTCTCGAGCAGGCCGGCCCGGTCAGGTCAGCCCGAGCAGGTCAGCCCGAGCAGGTCAGCCCGAGCAGGTCAGCCCGGACTCCCGGGCCAGCTCGACCAGCATCGACTCGAACAGCCTGCCCGCCTGGCTGACGTCGAAGGGGAACTGCTCGAACACCTCCAGCGCCACCTGCCCGTACAGCCGGGCCCACCAGCGCAGCAGCAGGTAGACGGCCTCGGCGCTGAGCGCCTCCCGCGGCATCTCGATGCCCTCGTTGGCGAAGGCCTCGACCAGGTCCCTCCTGCTGTCGCCCAGCCCGTCCCGCAGCTCCTCGGGGATGTGCGCGGGGGGTGACTCGGCCACCCCCTCGGCCATCAGCGGCCCGGCCACCTTGAGGAAGACGCTGCCCAGCTCGTCGCGGCGGGGCGTCTCCTGCCCGCGGGTCGTGCCGTTCTCGCCGCGCCGTTCGCCGTTCGCCCGCTTGCGCGGTGCCTTGGCCGCGGGGGTGGCGAACACGAGGGCGAACTCGCGCGGGTGGGCCAGCGCCCACCACCGGAACCCCCGGCACACGGCGAGCACCTTGTTCAGGTGGTCCTCCGCCTGCGCGGGCATGCTCGCGGTGAGCTCCGCGGACAGGTCCCCGCAGATGTCCTCGCGGAGCCGGGAGAGCAGCTCCTCGCGGGAGGCGTAGTAGCGGTACAGCGCCGGGGCCGTGATGCCCAGCTCCCGCGCGATGGCGCGCAGGGTCACCGCTTCCTGCCCCTCCCGGACCAGCAGCTCGCGCGCGTGCCTGCGGATGTCGGACTCCGTGGCGGCTCGGGACTGCTCACGCCGAGTGACTTCGTTCATGGGTCACTCCATCGGGTGCTTGTAACGGCTGTCACCGTTACAGTGGTCGAAGTAAACGCCGTTAACTCAGGATCGGTGGCCGTGGCCACTGTACGGCCCGCACCACGTCGCCGGAGGTCCGCGTGTTCTCTTCCTGGGGATCCCTCGCCTACCGACACCGACTTCCCGTGCTGATCACGGTGCTGCTGCTCGTCGTGGCCGGTGGAATCTGGGGGCTCGGAGTGTTCGACCGCCTCGGGCAGGGCGGCTACGAGTCCCCGAACAGCGAAGCGGCCCGCGCCCAGGAGGTCGCCGCGGAAGCCCTCGGCCCCACCGGCGGCGACGTGGTCGTGCTCTACGACGTCGGTGACGGCGCGACCATCGACGACCCGGAGCTGTTCCACCGGATCCGGAGCAAGCTCGCGGAGCTGCCCGACTCCGCGGTCGACGGGATCACCTCGTACTGGTCCACCCCCCAATCGAGCCTGGCGAACGACGACAAAACGGTCGGGCTGGCCACCATAGACCTGTCCGGGGACGAAAGCGGCAAAACTGCCTCCTACGAACGCATCGAGGGGCGGCTCGACGTCGCGGGCGCGGAGACGCACGTGGCCGGGGACGTGCCGATGCAGGCCTCGATGAACCAGCACTCCAAGCAGGACCTGGCCGTGGCCGAGGCGGTCTCGCTGCCCGTGGTGCTGGTGCTGCTGGTGATCATCTTCGGCGGGGTGGTCGCGGCCGCGCTACCGGTGCTGGTCGGCGGAGCCGCCGTGTTCGGATCGCTGGGGCTGCTGCGCCTGATCTCGCTGCTGACCGAGGTCAATACCTTCGCGGTCAACGTCGCCAGCCTGCTCGGGCTCGGACTGGCCATCGACTACGGCCTGTTCCTGGTCGGACGCTTCCGCGAGGAGCTCGCCGCGGGCGCCGGGACCGGGCAAGCGGTCCGGCGCGGCGTCAGCACCGCGGGCCGCACCGTCGCCTTCTCCGCGACCCTGCTGGTGATCGCGCTGGCGAGCCTGCTGCTCTTCCCGCAGAGCTTCCTGCGCTCGCTGGCCTACGGCGGGATGTCCGCGGTGGCGCTGGCCGCGGTGATCTCGCTGACCGTGCTGCCCGCGCTGCTCGGCGTGCTCGGGCACCGCGTGGACAAGCTGGCGGTGCCGTGGCGCGGGAAGCGGCGGGAGAGCGGGAGCGCACCCGCCCGCGGCTGGTACCGCTTCGCCGCGGCCGTCATGAAACGCCCGCTGCTCACGGCGTTGCCGATCATCGCCGTCCTGCTGCTGCTCGGCGCGCCCTTCCTCGGGACCAAGTTCGGCACCCCGGACGAGCGCGTGCTGCCGCAGGACGACCCGGCCCGGCAGGGCATCGAGAAGCTCCGCGCGGAATTCCCCGCGATGAGCGGCGACAACGTCCGGATCGTCGTGGACGGCGGTCGAACCCCGCCCGCTCAACCCGAGCTGGACCGCTACGCGCAGCGGATCTCCGAAGTGCCCGGCATCGGAGAGGTCCGGCCCGCGGGCAGCGGGGAGGGCGTGGTCGTGCTCGAAGCGGGGCTGAACGGCGAACCGTTCGGCGAGCGCGCCAACGACGCGGTGGACGAGATCCGCTCGCTGAGCGCCCCCGCGGACAGCGAGGTGCTCGTCGGGGGGAAGACCGCGCTGAACCTGGACAGCCTGCGCGACACCGTCGACGTGCTGCCCTGGGTGGCGGCCCTGCTGGTCGGGGCCACGCTGGTGCTGATGTTCTTCGCCTTCGGCTCGGTGGTGCTGCCGATCAAGGCCGTCGTGCTCAGCGTGCTGAGCCTTTCGGCAACGTTCGGCGTGCTGACCTGGATATTCGTCGACGGGCACGGGGCGGGGCTGCTCAACGTGACCCCGGCCCCGCTGTCGGTGGGCATCGTGGTGCTGATGGCCTCGGTCGTGTTCGGGATGTCCACCGACTACGAGGTGTTCCTGCTGTCCAGGATGGTCGAGGCGCGCGAGGAGGGCGCCGCGACCCCGGATGCGGTGCGGGACGGGCTGGCCCGCACGGGCAGGATGATCACCGCTGCGGCCCTGCTGCTGATCGTGGTGACGGGGGCCTTCGCGTTCTCCAGCGTGACGATGATGCGGTTCATCGGCGTGGGGATGATCGTGGCCCTGGTGCTGGACGCCACCGTGGTGCGGATGGTCCTCGTCCCGGCGCTGCTGCGGCTGTTCGGCGACGCCTCGTGGTGGGCGCCGAGCTGGCTGCGGTGGAGGCGGCGAGCCGGCGCTTCCGGCGGTGATCCCGGAACCGACTCCGAGCAGCACCGTCCGCGGGTGCCGCGCTGAACCCGGGCGGGGTTTTCCGGGCGCGGAGGTGGCGCGCATGCTCGGGGTGGCGGGACGTGTCGTCCGCCGAACCCGCCGGAGCGGTCCCGCCGAACGAGCACGTTCGCGCGCCTCGGGGACCATCGGGGCTTGCGGACCATCAGGGTGGGTCGTTGTGCGCGCGAGAGATGTCGGAGGTGTCCCCATGGCCGAGGAGCAGCCCAACCGGGAAGGTGCTGCCGAGCAGGAGAACGCGGGCGTGCTGGTCTACAGCCGTCCCGGTTGCCCGTTCTGCACGAGTTTGCGCGCCGGTCTGCGCAAGCACGGCGTGAGTTTCGACGAGGTCAACATCTGGGAGGACGGGCAGGCCGCCGCTACCGTGCGCTCGCTGGCCGCGGGCAACGAGACGGTCCCCACCGTGGTGGTCGGTTCGTGGTCGGGGGTCAATCCCTCCGCCGAGGAGGTGCGCGCGGCCGCAGCCGAGCACGCTCCAGCCGCGCTGCCCGCCAGCGAGCCCGGGCTGGTGGACGGGACGATGCGCGCCCTCGGGCTGCGGCGCGGCGATTCCTGACCTCCCGACCTCGCGGCGGTGGCCGCAGGGGGAGCGTGAATCCCGTGCGGGCCTCTGCTGCGGCGACCGCGCGGCAGGCGAGTCGTGCGGGAGGCGGCTTCTGGGGCTGGGGTCAGCCGTACGGGGGGCATTACGACCGACCCCAGCGGTTGCGATCGTCGATGGCGCGATATCGACGAGCAGCAACCATCCCAGTGTGACGCGTAAGAACCCGAAAAGGATGCGGTTTTGCTCCGAATGACCCCCGATCGGGGGTGTATTCGGGAAACCACCGCCGCGCAACAGGATGATCGTGTGAAAACTTCACCCGATCACGCCCGCGGCGTGCCCGGGCCACTGTGGAATCCACCGGGGGATTCATCGGGGAATCCCCCGGGAAGCCCGCTGTGGAGCGCCGCCCCAGCCGAGAGCGGCCAGCGCGGTGCTGCCCGGCGGCACGACCGCGTCGGCGGTCTCGCCCGGGTTCTTCGGGGTGGGGCTTCTTCGCGCGAGTCGGTGCGGGTGCCCGCCTCCGGGATCCGTTCCGGAGGTATCGCGCTGGTGTCGACCGGTTCGCCGAGCACGATCCGCGGGATCGCGGCGCGCGGTTGCTCCGGAGGAGTGCCCTGGGGGTTGCTCACGTTTCGTCGTGTCATGCCTCCACCCTGCTGGTCGGAACAGGGGAGCGGGATCCGTGCGGTTACTCATGAGTTACCTATTGTCGGAGAAGCACTGCTCCGGACGAGTGAAGTAGGAACCCTTCAGTGGGGCGCCTTGTCGTTCGGTTCCGGTGGTGCGACGGTGTTTTCGAAGCGGGCGCTGGCCATCGCGGCGGCTCCGGAACGAAAGGTATGGTCTAGACCATGTTGCGATTGAGTGGTGTCGGCGTCAGCGGCGGGCAGGCCGCCGGGCCCCTCGTGCGGGTGGCCGAACCCCTGCCCGAACCGATCGCCACCCCGGCGGTCGAGAACCACGACGCCGAAGCGGCCCGGATCGGCCCGGCGGCCGAAACCGTGGCCAACGGCCTGTTCACCCGCGCCGCGGGAGTCGAGGGCGACGCGAAAGCGGTACTGGAGACCACGGCGGCCATGGCCATGGACCCGTCGCTGAGCTCCCGCGCCGAACAGCTCGTCCGCCAGAACTCGCTGCCCGCCCCGCGCGCCGTGCTGGAAGCCGCCGAGGAGTTCGCCGAGTCGCTGCGCGCCACCGGCGGCTACCTGGCCGAACGAGTGCGCGACGTGTACGACGTGCGCGACCGGATCATCGCCGAGCTGCTCGGCGTGCAACCGCCCGGCGTTCCGCCCCTGACGGAACCGAGCGTGCTGCTGGCCCGCGACCTCGCCCCCGCCGACACCGCCGACCTCGACCCCGAGATGGTGCTGGCCCTGGTCACCGAGGAAGGCGGCCCCACCAGCCACACGGCCATCCTCGCCCGCTCCCTGGGGATACCGGCCGTGGTCGCCGTGCGCGGGCTGCTGGCCGCGACCTCGGCCGTCGCGGCCGAGGTGGACGGCGACGCCGGAACCCTGGAACTGTCCGAGGAGCGGATCGCGGTGCGCGCCCCCGAACGCGGCGGCGGGGAGAACTGGACCGGCACCGGCAGCACCTCGGACGGGCACCGCGTCAAGGTCCTCGCCAACGTCGGCGCGGCCACCGACGCCACCGCCGCCGTGGCCTCCGGTGCCGAGGGCGTGGGGCTGTTCCGCACCGAGTTCTGCTACCTGGCCGTGGCGGACGAGCCGGACGTGGCGACCCAGCGCGCCGCGTACGCGGAGGTCCTCGAACCGTTCGCAGGAAAACCCGTGATCGTGCGCACCCTGGACGCGGGCGCCGACAAACCGCTCGGATTCCTCGACACCGGCAGCGAACCGAACCCGGCGCTCGGAGTCCGCGGGCTGCGGATCGCCTTCGACCGCCCGGAGGTGCTGGACCGCCAGCTGGAGGCCATCGCCGGGGCCGCCAGGGACTCCGGGGCCGAGGTCTCGGTCATGGCCCCCATGGTGGCCACTGCCGAGGAGGCCGCCTGGTTCGCCGAACGGGCCAGAGCCGCCGGAATCGCCCGTGCCGGGGTCATGGTCGAGGTCCCCGCCGTGGCCCTGGCCGCGGAGGAGCTGCTCCGGGAGGTCGACTTCGTCAGCATCGGAACGAACGACCTGGCCCAGTACACCTTCGCGGCCGACCGGCAGCTCGGCGCGCTCGCCGCGCTGAACGACCCCTGGCAACCCGCCCTGCTCCGACTCATCGGAACGCTCGGAAAGGCGGGGGTCGCGGCGGACAAACCCGTCGGGGTCTGCGGGGAGGCCGCCGCCGACCCGCTGCTGGGCCGCGTGCTCGTCGGGCTGGGCGCGAGCAGCCTGTCCATGGTCGCCACGGCAGTGCCCTCCGTGGGCTCGGCACTGGCCGGAACGTCGCTGCGGAACTGCGAGCGGGCCGCCGAGGCGGCGCTGGCCGCCCCGGACGCGGGCAGGGCACGAGCCGCCGCCCGCGACGCGCTGGAGTGAACGAGCAGCCCGACGACCCCGCGGAACCGGTCCTCGGGCACCCCGCAGCGGGGTCTCGCGGGGTCCTCGGTGCCGCCGGTGCGTCCGGCGTATCCGACGCCGAGGGCCCCGTTCAGTCCTCCTGCTGGCCCTCCTGGTCGAGTCCGTGCTCGATCGCGTAGCGGGCCAGCTCGACGCGGTTGTGCAGCTGGAGCTTGCGCAGCGTGGACTGCACGTGGTTCTCGACGGTGCGGTGCGAGATCACCAGCTTGTTCGCGATCTGGCGCGCGGTCAGCCCCTTGGCGACCTGGCGCAGCACGTCGGTCTCCCTGTCGGTGAGCTGCGGCGGCTGCGGAGCGGAGTCGTCGGGGCTGACGGCCATCCTGCGGTACTCGCCGAGCACGAGCCCGGCCAGCCCCGCCGTGAACACGGCGTCACCGACCGCGGTGCGCCGCACCG contains:
- a CDS encoding DUF3558 domain-containing protein, with the protein product MTFISGFRRSIVAAGGVTLSVVLAACSGGAGDESPASGSQSTETSSSQTTPGVDIANPKDATAVDVCSLLPEEAAQKLGVQAQGEKESNLTSSESSTEPCVWESEYGATSVSLAPLSNSSIKQYLDGSDSYSDFKELTISGHPAVRANRNDPMTGGSCNIFLASKQGQVVQSYSRLNSEDTGNVDPCVKAKRTLELSVSSWPVAK
- a CDS encoding ESX secretion-associated protein EspG, giving the protein MARNQISISPVAAAYLCERYDMRPHPMLRIGTLPGEPDEQQRREASDQGRRELQQQGMIDTDEVHPFLDDAWHLLAHPPLALGIAVLDRRRENFNAVLVEQGRNTFQAYQVDGEDNETLHDIVLARHDQGGVTGNAVNLLGELKLAPGGSASLPTELLQHAGDRMSADPSGSALTALSAAGVRRDDAQVLAKAISAERRMEALITVRLFDQRVRRTHALPFGLQVFTTADGSYMTQRKPGGDGREWYTMAPADGRKIAAKIDEMIQQLRASLQR
- a CDS encoding sensor histidine kinase; this translates as MTRSESTRRRGPRMPARVRIMAWLLLVLVVVLGTVVLLVRQHLHNRATERVTTSLEQEVGEFARFAAEGGAAAGSSTDPEKLFRAYLSNQYPDASEALIGVWRGQDGPRALPQAQDGGIKRIVGDPALLRRITTSTASFGTERTEAGPMRWARVRALTGGQQRAWFVVARFTSEDTAQVNRVVRTLVLVSGIGVVLAAVAAWLVAGAILAPVRQVRRLAAELGERDLTQRIPVEGRDDIAALAEQFNGMLDRLQEAFAAQREFVDDASHELRTPITILRGNLELLGPDPEEREEVVRLCTDELDRMGRLVEDLLVLAKVDRPDFVTPERTSVIELISDIDAKVRTLGDRRWILEHIADGEVLVDPQRLTQAVVQLAQNAVQHTEQGSAIRLGCALKAGRLTLWVSDNGPGIERTQLARIFERFAHGSERSGGAGLGLSIVRAIAEAHNGQVRVRSEDGAIFEIEIPVPTPDERSEEPCS
- a CDS encoding response regulator transcription factor, with the translated sequence MSKILIVEDEDRIARFIEKGLSANGFAATVVGDGQSALHYAITGDFDLVVLDLRLPDQDGFVVLRRMRDQRVNIPVVILTARDTVHDTVAGLEGGADDYMTKPFRFEELLARVRLRLRSSDGAAETTALSNGELSLDLRSRRARIADTTVDLTAREFAMLELFLRHPGQVLSREQILSHVWGYDFDPGSNIVDVYVRALRRKIGAERIGTVRGMGYRLGK
- a CDS encoding glutaredoxin family protein; translated protein: MAEEQPNREGAAEQENAGVLVYSRPGCPFCTSLRAGLRKHGVSFDEVNIWEDGQAAATVRSLAAGNETVPTVVVGSWSGVNPSAEEVRAAAAEHAPAALPASEPGLVDGTMRALGLRRGDS
- a CDS encoding MMPL family transporter, coding for MFSSWGSLAYRHRLPVLITVLLLVVAGGIWGLGVFDRLGQGGYESPNSEAARAQEVAAEALGPTGGDVVVLYDVGDGATIDDPELFHRIRSKLAELPDSAVDGITSYWSTPQSSLANDDKTVGLATIDLSGDESGKTASYERIEGRLDVAGAETHVAGDVPMQASMNQHSKQDLAVAEAVSLPVVLVLLVIIFGGVVAAALPVLVGGAAVFGSLGLLRLISLLTEVNTFAVNVASLLGLGLAIDYGLFLVGRFREELAAGAGTGQAVRRGVSTAGRTVAFSATLLVIALASLLLFPQSFLRSLAYGGMSAVALAAVISLTVLPALLGVLGHRVDKLAVPWRGKRRESGSAPARGWYRFAAAVMKRPLLTALPIIAVLLLLGAPFLGTKFGTPDERVLPQDDPARQGIEKLRAEFPAMSGDNVRIVVDGGRTPPAQPELDRYAQRISEVPGIGEVRPAGSGEGVVVLEAGLNGEPFGERANDAVDEIRSLSAPADSEVLVGGKTALNLDSLRDTVDVLPWVAALLVGATLVLMFFAFGSVVLPIKAVVLSVLSLSATFGVLTWIFVDGHGAGLLNVTPAPLSVGIVVLMASVVFGMSTDYEVFLLSRMVEAREEGAATPDAVRDGLARTGRMITAAALLLIVVTGAFAFSSVTMMRFIGVGMIVALVLDATVVRMVLVPALLRLFGDASWWAPSWLRWRRRAGASGGDPGTDSEQHRPRVPR
- a CDS encoding TetR/AcrR family transcriptional regulator gives rise to the protein MNEVTRREQSRAATESDIRRHARELLVREGQEAVTLRAIARELGITAPALYRYYASREELLSRLREDICGDLSAELTASMPAQAEDHLNKVLAVCRGFRWWALAHPREFALVFATPAAKAPRKRANGERRGENGTTRGQETPRRDELGSVFLKVAGPLMAEGVAESPPAHIPEELRDGLGDSRRDLVEAFANEGIEMPREALSAEAVYLLLRWWARLYGQVALEVFEQFPFDVSQAGRLFESMLVELARESGLTCSG